One Cryobacterium roopkundense genomic region harbors:
- a CDS encoding Abi family protein has protein sequence MRRPPREPRPRGTLHYDKSALGLDELVDRLSERGLLIPDPDRASRYLRHIGYFRLSPYTIPFQQGQPDHLFRDGAAFDDVLDLYIFDRALRLLVMDALERVEVAVRAALTDHMATTYTDPHWYVDPSHFRDLRRHVPFTISVR, from the coding sequence ATGCGTCGACCGCCTCGAGAGCCGCGGCCGCGCGGCACTCTTCACTACGACAAATCAGCTCTGGGCCTCGACGAATTAGTCGATCGGCTGTCCGAACGCGGCCTGCTGATTCCAGATCCGGACCGGGCCTCACGATATCTGCGGCACATTGGCTACTTCCGTCTCTCGCCTTACACGATCCCATTTCAGCAGGGACAGCCAGATCATCTGTTCCGCGACGGAGCGGCATTCGATGACGTACTGGATCTTTACATCTTTGACCGCGCACTGCGGCTTCTCGTCATGGACGCATTAGAGCGTGTCGAGGTCGCAGTTCGCGCGGCGCTCACCGATCATATGGCGACGACGTACACAGATCCGCACTGGTACGTCGACCCGTCCCACTTCCGTGATCTCAGAAGGCATGTCCCCTTTACGATTTCAGTGAGATAG
- a CDS encoding recombinase family protein, whose translation MTEHKGQVVGYVRVSTADQNEARQVEALGPVDKMFSEKVSGKNTHDRAQLQEMLTYVRDGDRVRVKSPDRLARSTTDLLALVEQLKAKGVALEFVDNPALNSDTPQGEFMLTVLAAIAQLERKTIRERQAEGIAIAKRDGKYEKAPKLTLEHIAEARARVDAGVPKALVARNLGVSRQTLYAALSGSGKYAALAAV comes from the coding sequence ATGACTGAACACAAAGGGCAAGTGGTTGGCTACGTGCGCGTCAGCACCGCTGACCAGAACGAAGCGCGGCAGGTTGAAGCGCTCGGCCCGGTGGACAAGATGTTCTCCGAGAAAGTTTCGGGCAAGAACACCCACGACCGAGCCCAGCTCCAAGAGATGCTCACCTACGTGCGCGATGGCGACCGGGTTCGGGTGAAGTCACCGGACCGCCTCGCACGTTCAACGACTGACCTCCTCGCGCTTGTCGAACAGCTCAAGGCGAAGGGTGTCGCGCTGGAGTTCGTCGACAACCCGGCGCTAAATTCAGATACCCCTCAGGGCGAGTTCATGCTCACTGTTCTCGCCGCCATTGCTCAGCTTGAACGCAAGACCATCCGCGAGCGACAGGCAGAGGGCATCGCCATCGCCAAGCGAGATGGGAAATACGAGAAGGCTCCGAAGCTCACGCTGGAGCATATCGCTGAAGCCCGCGCGAGGGTCGATGCCGGCGTGCCGAAGGCTCTGGTGGCTAGGAACCTCGGGGTATCACGACAGACCCTCTACGCCGCCCTGAGCGGCTCAGGGAAGTATGCTGCGTTGGCGGCAGTCTAG
- a CDS encoding ATP-binding protein, protein MFTSIDYDKFRALRVTHVATRLEELIQDEGNDTLTPEQLFLTAVDDALESRRINKVDKLIRQAAFPIPGATVAEVDYRDGRGITPVRMRRYAAHDWRSDATNLLIISPTGGGKTYLACALAIGACQSEHSVLYFRMDDLARRLVIARGDGIAHQKLLNELSNIDLLIIDDFLTVGIDSDAASDLFAILANREHRLPTMIASQTGPKHWVAELPDRVAADSIVNRLANNARIINLGQIDMRRHRNDQARAHETYWE, encoded by the coding sequence ATGTTCACCAGCATCGATTACGACAAGTTCCGGGCCCTGCGCGTGACCCACGTCGCGACGCGCCTGGAGGAACTCATCCAAGACGAAGGCAACGACACCCTCACCCCCGAGCAGCTGTTCCTGACCGCGGTCGACGACGCGTTGGAGTCCCGTCGTATCAACAAGGTCGACAAGCTCATCCGCCAAGCTGCTTTCCCGATCCCGGGGGCCACGGTCGCGGAGGTCGACTACCGCGACGGGCGCGGGATCACCCCAGTCAGAATGCGACGCTATGCCGCCCATGACTGGCGCTCCGATGCGACGAACCTCCTCATCATTTCGCCCACCGGAGGCGGGAAGACCTACCTCGCCTGCGCGCTGGCCATCGGCGCCTGCCAGAGTGAGCACTCCGTTCTCTACTTCCGGATGGACGACCTCGCCCGAAGGCTTGTCATCGCCCGCGGCGACGGAATCGCCCATCAGAAGCTGTTGAACGAGCTCTCCAACATCGACCTGCTCATCATCGACGACTTCCTCACAGTCGGCATCGACAGCGACGCCGCCAGCGACTTGTTCGCGATCCTCGCGAACAGGGAACACCGACTACCCACGATGATCGCCTCGCAGACCGGGCCAAAGCACTGGGTCGCCGAGCTGCCCGACCGGGTCGCCGCGGACTCGATCGTGAACCGCCTCGCCAACAACGCCCGGATCATCAACCTCGGCCAGATTGACATGCGCCGGCACCGCAACGACCAAGCCCGCGCCCACGAGACCTACTGGGAGTGA
- a CDS encoding Abi family protein: MVRETSEKRLSSTAERVGVSLDFEDDELLLDDRAVVHRSALEHYLLTYGTPELPPSWLMVKALTIGQLNGAIDNLRLRSDKSAIAARIGLTEPVLLSWMRTYVRVRNICAHHGRLWNVGIGVNPAIPNSSSISWLKDDHALPARSEKRLYLVLVSLQAVLDVVSPRSTWAQRLHDLVSARPAMNLASMGIPKTWTDDEFWARHLAK, translated from the coding sequence ATGGTTCGTGAGACTTCCGAGAAGAGGCTTTCTAGCACCGCCGAGCGGGTAGGAGTGTCCCTTGATTTTGAAGATGACGAGCTCCTTCTAGACGATCGCGCGGTGGTCCACCGCTCCGCGCTTGAACACTATTTACTGACCTACGGCACCCCTGAACTGCCGCCCTCGTGGCTCATGGTTAAGGCGCTTACTATCGGTCAGCTCAACGGCGCGATCGACAACTTGCGGCTGCGTTCGGACAAGAGCGCGATAGCAGCCCGCATCGGCCTGACCGAGCCGGTGCTCCTGTCATGGATGCGAACGTATGTGCGCGTCCGAAATATTTGCGCACATCATGGTCGCCTATGGAACGTTGGAATCGGTGTCAACCCTGCGATCCCGAACTCAAGTTCGATCTCCTGGCTGAAGGATGACCATGCCCTGCCTGCGCGCTCGGAAAAGCGCCTTTACCTGGTGCTGGTGTCTCTCCAAGCAGTCCTCGACGTAGTATCACCACGCAGCACCTGGGCACAGCGCCTGCATGACCTCGTGAGCGCGCGTCCAGCTATGAACCTGGCAAGTATGGGCATTCCCAAGACGTGGACGGACGATGAATTTTGGGCTCGACATCTCGCCAAATAG
- a CDS encoding SIR2 family protein, translating into MRFTADVDVPEELVASSLDGSLVLFVGAGVSRNAPSNLPLFNGLASQVAELHGETFSEETMSADAYLGRLIDRAPIAREQAKGILGSPASLHNKTHTAIVRLVSNTASTRLVTTNFDEHLTYAATAAGIDLGDRFNGPAVPLAREFSGIVHLHGTVLRPANELVLTDGDFGRAYLTDGWARRFVQELFLNRVVLFIGYSHDDTVMKYIARGLPPTTKRFVLTDIGEHHKWIDLHITPVQYPADNDHEALPQVLDAWSDRLAMGHLDHRSRVKSIVGGGLPKTPVDEDYLRSAITTPVGVRAFADEATGRDWLSWAEQQRSFSDLFAAGSLTSDSSRQLANWFAGNYLLNESSVELALGTIARLGPVANQVLMQALSYGTYDLRQSNPALSVRVATIFSAALRTDAIEPEQSWMIAQAAPLGSASVMPFLRRAVLPRLVLAEARSWLASPDADAPPIIDAKIAWSGNESDVKVMLDAARTDFEAGAVNVLQVLEQALRDGYDLLECFKPDSTWDSWSFRRSAIEPHTQDDGRDFESALIDGLRDVSVLLGTSDTSIVNRWLRDPFPIFRRLAVHALTEDAQTESNDKADILLSAVSLFDRQAKHEIFRFLAKASPGLDSKHREQILNRVLEGAPPVDLPNAERFRRRGIFDILEWLTRSVTDWPELQVALEAILVEEPDMGIRPHPDLDRFMTSGVWGGTLPFEVDDFVNLIRASGATAAMSALLDRDYSEREFGQPDWDDALSLVRLVVEKHPDLGADLLGVPAGDRATDIASAVLRGWASGTLSDTQLATATGSVERLSDNSDLARAIAEFALGAVDQKIDSRPPYELDRLDRLCRLVWDQNVDAFEQPDTDDWTSIGLNTWPGLIAQYWVNRIRLRWRVSRDDWSCLSDNEREALSTMLGTTSAAGEGPLAMIAGEVYFLYAADPEYTKQEVFPGFDSVNAAHANQAWTSFLYHPRLDDRMLDDGFWELLLNASTLAHGAIDSRVEEQYWQLLAAIATQSSATSVDKPALIDFLAAGEVAGLASFFEALAYALSELDSAESMRVWNAWLREILRGRTQLVPGSLSSSEKTAWGDLALRCGPAAADALTLTDAIPGPLGSKTNFDDLPEEFIRANADLIAGVVQRRTIVTSDPGWHVVHELGALVGRLKDAGADPVVLRELVEAALGIGIHHASQWLGL; encoded by the coding sequence ATGAGATTTACTGCGGACGTCGACGTTCCCGAGGAACTAGTGGCCTCTTCTCTAGACGGTTCTCTCGTGCTGTTCGTGGGCGCCGGTGTCTCACGAAACGCCCCCTCCAACCTGCCTTTGTTCAACGGGCTCGCTTCCCAAGTTGCAGAGCTTCACGGGGAGACATTCAGCGAAGAGACAATGTCGGCTGATGCCTACCTCGGTAGGCTCATCGATCGCGCCCCGATTGCCCGAGAGCAGGCGAAAGGAATTCTTGGATCACCCGCGTCTTTGCACAACAAGACCCATACCGCGATCGTCCGACTCGTCAGCAATACAGCGTCGACCCGGCTCGTCACCACCAATTTCGACGAGCATCTTACGTATGCCGCTACCGCGGCAGGAATCGACCTGGGCGATCGTTTCAACGGGCCAGCCGTTCCGCTCGCCCGTGAATTCTCCGGAATCGTGCACCTTCACGGGACCGTTCTACGACCCGCAAATGAGCTGGTGCTCACTGATGGTGACTTTGGGCGCGCTTACCTGACTGATGGATGGGCGCGGAGGTTTGTGCAGGAACTTTTCCTGAATCGTGTGGTGTTGTTCATCGGATACTCACACGACGACACTGTGATGAAGTACATCGCTCGCGGCCTGCCCCCGACCACAAAGCGCTTTGTACTGACCGACATCGGAGAACACCACAAGTGGATAGATCTTCACATCACGCCGGTTCAGTATCCAGCTGATAACGACCATGAGGCTCTGCCGCAGGTCCTGGACGCATGGTCCGACCGGCTGGCAATGGGACATCTCGATCACCGGTCGCGGGTGAAATCTATCGTCGGTGGTGGTCTGCCGAAGACTCCTGTCGATGAGGACTACCTGCGTAGTGCGATCACTACGCCGGTGGGCGTGCGAGCGTTCGCTGATGAAGCTACAGGTCGGGACTGGCTTTCCTGGGCTGAGCAACAGCGTTCATTCTCTGACCTGTTCGCCGCTGGCAGCCTCACTTCGGATTCGTCGAGGCAGCTCGCAAACTGGTTCGCTGGGAACTACCTTCTCAACGAATCTTCCGTCGAGCTTGCGCTTGGGACGATTGCTCGTTTGGGGCCAGTAGCAAACCAGGTCCTCATGCAGGCACTGTCCTATGGCACGTACGACCTCCGGCAATCCAACCCAGCTCTCTCTGTCCGGGTTGCGACGATATTTTCGGCGGCGTTGCGGACGGATGCAATCGAGCCCGAGCAGAGCTGGATGATTGCCCAGGCGGCGCCGTTGGGCAGTGCATCAGTAATGCCGTTCTTGCGCCGAGCGGTTCTTCCGCGGCTCGTGCTCGCCGAAGCCCGTTCATGGCTCGCATCGCCCGACGCCGACGCGCCGCCCATCATTGATGCCAAAATTGCCTGGTCCGGTAATGAAAGCGATGTCAAGGTGATGCTGGATGCTGCACGCACCGACTTCGAAGCAGGCGCGGTGAATGTTCTGCAGGTGTTGGAACAGGCGCTCCGAGACGGTTATGACCTTCTGGAATGTTTCAAACCCGATTCCACTTGGGACAGCTGGTCCTTCCGCCGATCAGCAATAGAGCCTCACACGCAAGACGATGGGCGCGATTTCGAAAGCGCGCTAATCGATGGCCTCCGTGATGTGAGTGTGCTGCTCGGAACCTCCGACACCTCTATCGTGAATCGTTGGCTAAGGGATCCCTTCCCGATTTTCCGGCGGCTCGCGGTTCATGCGCTGACAGAAGACGCGCAAACGGAGAGCAACGACAAGGCGGACATACTGTTGTCCGCCGTCTCGCTTTTCGACCGCCAAGCCAAACACGAAATTTTTAGATTTCTCGCCAAGGCCAGCCCCGGACTGGACAGCAAACACCGCGAGCAAATTCTCAATCGCGTCCTCGAAGGCGCGCCGCCTGTCGACTTGCCAAATGCTGAGAGATTTCGACGACGTGGCATTTTCGACATTCTTGAATGGTTGACGCGTTCCGTCACTGACTGGCCTGAACTTCAGGTGGCTCTCGAGGCGATCCTGGTGGAGGAACCGGACATGGGCATCCGGCCACACCCAGACCTTGATCGTTTCATGACCTCAGGTGTCTGGGGTGGCACCCTCCCCTTCGAAGTGGACGACTTCGTTAACCTGATCAGGGCTTCGGGAGCGACGGCCGCAATGAGCGCATTGCTTGATCGCGACTACAGTGAGCGGGAATTCGGCCAGCCAGACTGGGACGATGCCTTGTCGTTGGTTCGTTTGGTAGTTGAGAAGCATCCGGATCTTGGCGCGGATCTGCTTGGAGTGCCGGCCGGCGACCGTGCGACCGACATCGCGTCCGCAGTCCTGCGTGGGTGGGCGAGCGGCACGCTCAGTGACACTCAACTTGCAACGGCTACAGGTAGCGTCGAACGCCTCAGCGACAACAGCGACCTCGCTCGGGCTATCGCCGAGTTCGCGCTGGGGGCTGTAGACCAGAAAATCGACTCGCGCCCTCCGTACGAACTAGATCGGCTGGACCGACTTTGCAGACTTGTCTGGGACCAGAATGTTGATGCGTTCGAACAGCCAGATACTGACGACTGGACATCCATAGGGCTGAATACGTGGCCAGGCCTAATTGCGCAATATTGGGTAAACCGGATACGGCTCAGGTGGCGCGTGTCGAGGGACGATTGGAGCTGCCTCTCAGATAATGAGCGCGAAGCACTGTCCACCATGCTCGGGACAACGTCTGCGGCAGGTGAGGGCCCCCTCGCAATGATCGCCGGAGAGGTGTATTTTCTCTATGCAGCAGATCCGGAGTACACGAAACAAGAAGTCTTCCCCGGTTTCGACAGCGTAAACGCGGCACATGCGAATCAAGCTTGGACGAGCTTTCTCTATCATCCTCGACTCGACGACCGTATGCTCGATGACGGATTCTGGGAGCTGCTGCTTAATGCCAGCACCCTCGCTCACGGCGCGATTGACAGCCGCGTGGAAGAGCAGTATTGGCAACTTCTCGCAGCGATCGCCACGCAGTCTTCAGCAACCTCTGTCGACAAACCTGCGCTCATCGACTTCCTAGCCGCCGGAGAAGTCGCTGGCCTCGCAAGCTTCTTTGAGGCTCTCGCCTATGCACTTTCTGAGCTGGATTCGGCCGAAAGCATGCGGGTGTGGAACGCCTGGTTACGTGAGATCCTCCGAGGGCGAACACAACTCGTACCAGGATCTCTGTCCAGCTCCGAAAAGACGGCGTGGGGGGATCTGGCTCTCAGATGCGGTCCTGCCGCCGCGGACGCCTTGACCTTAACCGATGCCATTCCTGGCCCGCTCGGATCAAAGACCAACTTCGATGATCTGCCCGAGGAGTTCATTAGGGCAAATGCAGACCTAATTGCAGGCGTCGTCCAGCGGCGAACGATTGTGACCTCAGATCCAGGCTGGCACGTTGTCCACGAACTTGGAGCACTGGTCGGAAGGTTGAAGGACGCTGGGGCGGACCCGGTGGTGCTGCGGGAGCTCGTTGAGGCTGCACTCGGAATTGGAATTCACCACGCAAGTCAGTGGCTCGGGCTCTAG
- a CDS encoding DUF1643 domain-containing protein, translated as MTDYSPGQTPTFWDPNPSAMTYRFLLGCTTHASLTDPPLVAIGMNPSRADEHASDKTVNRIIEASVDHGFPGWIMLNLYPERETSPGDLSDFDPALSAANCAAIERVIVAYRVSEVLGAWGNPNSTIRLAKADVLATLTRLGVRVFYLDDLTAANEPRHPTPRTGRLPMAGPKRYLT; from the coding sequence ATGACTGACTATTCCCCGGGACAGACGCCCACGTTCTGGGACCCCAACCCCAGTGCGATGACATACAGATTCTTGCTGGGATGCACGACTCATGCTTCGCTGACCGATCCCCCGCTCGTCGCCATCGGGATGAACCCCTCCCGTGCCGACGAGCACGCTTCGGACAAGACGGTCAATCGGATCATCGAAGCGAGCGTTGATCACGGCTTCCCGGGGTGGATCATGCTCAACCTGTATCCGGAGCGAGAGACGTCACCGGGGGATCTCTCAGACTTCGACCCCGCACTTTCGGCAGCGAACTGCGCTGCAATCGAACGGGTCATCGTCGCTTACAGAGTCTCCGAAGTCCTCGGCGCCTGGGGGAATCCCAACTCGACGATACGTCTCGCTAAGGCCGACGTACTCGCAACGCTGACACGGCTCGGAGTGCGGGTCTTCTACCTCGACGACCTCACTGCCGCAAATGAACCACGGCATCCGACTCCACGTACAGGCCGGCTACCCATGGCAGGACCGAAGCGCTATCTGACCTGA
- a CDS encoding AAA family ATPase, giving the protein MRYQVPGLPLPSSATRQKTLMSDIDYWQSKVGICVEQHQHTVGKLAGMRPSNSFTKWVDLLIIDEAERLTPTALELLRDHHDRTHLAIILIGMPGIDLRFRHYPQLYSRLGFSHHYRALGRDELIFVLDRHWTRLGKTLDPEDFTDAQAIAAIERITRGNFRLLERLFPQIARVLKINQLEAITDDVIEAAASILVIGT; this is encoded by the coding sequence CTGCGCTACCAGGTGCCTGGACTACCGCTACCATCAAGCGCCACTCGCCAAAAGACACTGATGAGTGACATTGACTACTGGCAAAGCAAAGTTGGCATCTGCGTCGAACAACACCAGCACACCGTCGGAAAGCTCGCCGGAATGCGACCCAGCAATTCGTTCACCAAATGGGTCGACCTCCTCATCATCGACGAAGCCGAACGACTCACCCCAACAGCCCTGGAGTTACTAAGGGACCACCACGATCGCACTCACCTCGCGATAATCCTGATTGGCATGCCCGGAATCGACCTACGCTTCCGGCACTACCCCCAGCTCTACAGCCGTCTCGGCTTCTCCCACCACTACCGCGCCCTCGGCCGCGACGAACTCATTTTCGTTCTCGACCGACACTGGACCCGGCTAGGCAAAACCCTCGACCCGGAAGACTTCACCGACGCGCAAGCCATCGCCGCGATCGAACGCATCACCCGCGGCAACTTCCGACTCCTTGAGCGACTTTTCCCACAAATAGCCCGAGTGCTCAAAATAAACCAGCTCGAAGCCATCACGGACGACGTCATCGAAGCCGCCGCAAGCATTCTCGTCATCGGCACCTGA